The following is a genomic window from Sphingobacterium spiritivorum.
TTACGGATTATTTCCGTCTGGATGAAGAAGATCATTACCTTAGCATCCTGCCAACAGCTACCCAGTATGCACGAAATGCTATTTTCAGTGGATTAACACCTCTGGAAATGGAAAAGAGATTCCCTGATCTGTGGCAGAATGACGAAGACGAAGGCGGGAAAAATCTGCACGAAGACAAATTTCTGGCAGATCAGATAAAAAGACTTTACCGTCGGGAGATCAAACATTCCTATCATAAGATACTAACATTGGAGCAGGGGAAAGATATTTATGAAAATGTCAACAACCTCATGCAAAATGACCTGAACGTATTGGTCTACAACTTTGTTGATATGCTTTCCCATGCACGTACAGATATGGCTATGATCCGCGAACTGGCCAATGATGAAGCGGCATACCGCTCTCTGACGCTTTCCTGGTTTGAACACTCTCCCTTGCTGGAGACACTGAAATGGTTATCCCAACGCAATGTAAGGGTGATTATCACGACAGATCACGGAACAATCAGGGTCAAAAAACCAAGTAAAATAATCGGCGACCGTAATACCAACACCAACCTGAGATACAAACAGGGGAAAAACCTTAATTACCAGGACAAAGATGTATTCGTGATCAAAAATCCACACGATGCTCAATTACCAAAGTTGCATGTAAGCTCAACTTTTGTATTTGCAAAAGAGGACATCTACTTTGTATATCCGAACAATTACAATCAGTTTGTCAATTATTTTCATGGTACATTCCAGCATGGAGGTATTTCTTTGGAGGAAATGATTATCCCGTTTGCAACGTATTCGTCCAAATAAGTATTTTTGAAACATGAAATTGCATGTTCAAAACTTATCTGAATTACCCGGAGCTGCCAGCCAAATACTTTCTGCATTTGCTGATACCCGGGTGTTTCTTTTGTATGGAAGTATGGGGGCCGGCAAAACAACTTTTGTAAAAGCTATCTGCGAGCAACTCGGTGTCACGGACAGCACTTCCAGTCCGACCTTTTCTATTGTAAACCAATACAGCTACCCGCAAGGCAATGTATATCATTTTGATTTCTACAGAATAAAAGATGAACAGGAAGCCTTCGATATGGGATATGAGGAATACTTTTATTCCGGCGATTACTGCTTTATCGAATGGCCTGAAAAGATACCCAATCTGCTGCCGGAAGATGCCAGAGCTATACATATAGCGGCCATCGACGAATATATCCGCAGCATTGAGGTAAAATAAAACATTAAGAATCAGGTTATTAAATTAATTTCCTGATTTTTTTATATCCTGACGCAACCCTTTAATCCTAATCCACGTCTTCTTTATAACAAACCGATAAAAACCTTGAAACAACATGACATTGATGAAGTATGGAAAAAATGTAAAACGGGGGACCGAAAGTCGCAATCATTGCTCTATCAACACTTTGCTCCCAGAATGTATGCTGTATGTATACGCTACGCCGTAGACACTCTGGAAGCTGAAGATATGTTACAGACTGGATTTATAAAAGTATTTGCCAAACATCACCTCTTTGACGAAAGAGGATCATTAGAAGGATGGATCCGACGGGTAATGGTAAATACAGCTATAGAGATTCATCGAAAAAACAAAGTTAGCTTCTGTGACATTGATGAAAATCTCCAGGCACATATGCTAAAGAGTTCTATCGGAACGGATCAATCCGCCTATCAGGATCTTATGCAGCTAGTCAAGCAGCTACCTGTGGGTTACAGAACGGTCTTCAATCTTTACGCCATAGAGGGTTACACACATCATGAGATTGCAAAATCTCTCCATATAAGTGAAGGAAATTCAAAATCGCAGCTATCAAGAGCACGTACATGGCTTAAAGATAAACTGCAAAAACTGGAGGAAACAGAAAGATGACAGATAAAGAACTGGATAAACTCTTCAGGGAGCAGCTTGAAAATGCAGAATCAACACCAAGTCCCGACATCTGGGACAAGATTGAACAACAGCTGCCAAAAGAAGAAGTTACAATCAAAAAAACAAGTATTTATCCGCTTTGGAAATGGACAGCTGCAGCCGCAATCGTGGCGACAGGAATATTCTCTACCTGGTATTTTCAACAGGGTGAACAAGAGTCGGAACACCTGACCGAACATCATGCAACACCTCCTCAGGACAAAGAATGGAGTAAGGATGTTGAATCCATACCATCAGACCCGATTCTGACAGAGAAAAAGGATAATGAAAGATTCGCATTCGTACAGGAGAAGTCAAGTAAAAAAAAGGGAGATATACCAGGAGAGGTTGCTGAGCGCCCGCAGCAGATAGAAATAAGTACAACTAATGAAAGCACTCATCTGCTGGCATTGAATCTTCAGCAGATGGATACCGTACCGAGCAATATTTCATTACCTGACCTGACAACAAGTGTTACCGATGTACCGCCTCTTAAGGCATTAATCGAGAGTCCGGAAGTAGAAGAAACAATGATGGCAAGCCATGAACCGGAGAAGCAGAAAACATTCGGTATCGGAACGATCCTCAATTCACTGATCGGAAAGGCAGACCGATCGGATGGTAAAAAACTACACTTTGATACAGATGAAGAAGGATCTCTGAGTATTCAATATATTACCAAAAACAGAAAGAAAAATAAACAATAACAATAAATTATACAGCATATGAAACCAATCCATATATTAACCATTAGTTGCCTGCTTTTATTTTCAGGCATGCAGGCACATGCACAGGAAGCAGATTCCACAAAGACAGAAGAGGCACGCCCGTCAGCTAAAACACACAAGCATTCGTATACCTTAGGAAAAGGTGATAAAGAATCGCATATTGTATATCCCAGAACTTTTTACGGTATTACATTCGCACGTGTAGACTGGGGATTTTCCAGAATGATAGACAATGGCAGTTTTACGCTATCGGATGACAACCAGTTCCTGAACTATAAAAAAGGAAAGACAACTAATTTCGGATTTGATGTTGCCCAGTTCGGTGTGCGGATGAATGATAATTTCAGAATGTATATTTCTACAGGTTTTGAGTGGAATTACACACGACTCAAAGAAAACGTGATATTGAAAAAAAATACGACTCCTCTGGATTATGAAATACTGGATAGAAATGAGGTGAATATTGAAAAAAACAGACTAACATCTACTTATCTCCGTATTCCATTGACATTTGAGCTGAGAAGTAGAAAAATGGCTAACGGGGACAGACTTAAATTAGCATTTGGACCTATAGGAGGAGTATTATTGAAAGGATCTCAACGCCTGAAAAGTGAAGAAAACGGAAAACAAAAATTCCGTGATGATTACAATCTTCAATCCTTTCAGTATGGTGCTTTCGTAAGAGCCGGATTCCGGGACGTAGGCTTTTTCACTAAGTATTATTTCAATGATGTCTTTGAAAACAGTCCGAATCAGAAAGGTCTTAATAACTTCACATTTGGCTTAACCTTGTTCCTATAATTGATTACCCCATAAATAAAACGTAATTTTGTGTCGAATTTTAAATTAAAATTCGACACTTTTATTTTATGCAAGAGCTTTCATCCTGTCAATTTATTCCCTCAGACGTACAACAGCCCGGACTACCTTTGGTATATGGGGAAAATGTGTCCTGTGTTTTCGAGAACAAAGAAAAGATAATTGCTGTAGATCACGTCAACTTCAGTGTTAATGAAGGTGCGATCACTTCCATTATCGGGGAGTCGGGAAGCGGAAAAAGTACATTGCTTAAGCTGATCTACGGGCTACTGGAACCGCAGTCCGGATCTATACGTTACCGGGGATGGCTTGTACCCACACGAAAGGACAAATTAATACCGGGGCATCCGGCTATGAAATTGGTCTCGCAGGGTTTCGATGATCTTAATCTGTATGCTAAAGTATGGGATAATGTTGCTTCGCAACTTTCCAACACCAATCTTCAACGCAAGCAGGATAAAACACAGCAAGTGCTCGAAAAACTGAACATTGCACATCTTGCGAATCAGCGGGTAGCGGATCTTAGCGGTGGTGAAAAGCAAAGAGTAGCTATTTCGAGAGCCCTGATCAATGAACCGGAGGTGCTGTTAATGGATGAACCGTTCAATCAGGTAGATGCCGCTTTCAGAGATAATCTGCAGCAGGATATCAGGCAGATTGTAAAAGAGACAGGCCTTACCGTTATCCTGATTTCCCATGACCCTGCAGAAGTACTTTCGCTATCAGACAGACTGATGGTGATGAAAAAGGGTAAAATTGTTGATCAGGGAAGCCCTGAAGAATTATATTATAATCCCACACATTCGTATACAGCACAATTGCTGGCTAAGAGTAATCTTCTGTCTCCGGAACAGGCGAATGCAATAGGTATTCAGACGACACAGCAAATTGCCATCCATCAGGAATGGATCAAAGTCAAAAGCAATACTTCCGGTTTGCTGAAGGTTAAAGATATTCGCTTCAGAGGATTCTATAATGAACTCACTGTGGGCAATGAGCACGTATCTCTCCACCTGATTGATTATCCTATTTCCTCTATCGAAAAAGGAGCAGCGGTTGATATCTCCATTGACAAGTATATCAGCTTCTGATTATTTTGTTAATTCGAAAATAGTTTCATTGGCAAGTTTCTTCATGATTTCTGGTAATAACTATAAGAATGAATTTTACAGCATCTTTGTGAATTGCAGTTTCCCCTTTGTAACTATCTTTGATTGCATCGGATAATTTTTTACCGTTCAAGTTTGAAAAGGCAAATCTCAATAATGCGTTGAATCGCTTGCGGGTTTATTAGCGTTTTTGCGAAAATCCAACCACGACTTTGAAGCCTTCTACGAAAGAAACTGTATCAAAAGTCTATTTTACCAACTTGGTACCAAATAAAATTTTGAAGCTTTATTAGCCTACATGAAAAGAGAAAAAATTTAATTCTGATTTCAATCGTAATTTTCATTTATGATAAAGCCTCACTTTCTACTGCTGATAATTATTTTTTTTATTTACACCTGATAGAAAATAAGAAATAATATAAACTATTGGACCTAATATCGGGGCAATAAAAACAAAAAACATCCATAAAATCCTTGTGGCACCTTTTTCGTTATTTATGATGAGATAAAGAGCACTAATAAGAGTTGCTACAAATATTACGATTAATATCGTTGATTCTATAAAACCAATATTAATAAATAGAGTATTCATTTTTATATTTATTTTAGCAAGTTTTACAATAGAACGTTTGTGTGGCTACACATATGTATTTGTCAGTATAACAAGATACCTCTATAGGTGTTACAACAACACATCCTTCATAAAACCTAGTTTCACGTAATTCAGTTTTGAGAGATAATTCCGCAGATGAGGCGCTAAAACCGAATTTTATGGCATGGTTCATTCCACATCCTCGAGTAATGAACGGAATTCCAGCTTTTTTAAGGGTAGATTTTGATGTAATATTTTGAACTTCTTTATCAAATTGATTTAAAAATACTGAGTATGTTTTCTTTTCAATATTTTTCGAATTTTCCGATATTTCATTATAAAATAGAATCAGAGCTGCCGTTTTAGTGTCTATAAGTTTATCATCGTTACCATCTTTCATGAAACCACTATAGAGAGGTGTGCTCAAAAACAAATCACCATCAACTCGAAAAATTGAATAGTCATTATCTAAGATCAATTTACCATTACTTAATTCAATAGCAAAGTTTGAAAAATCCACTTTATTTCCATTTAACATTGAAGTGTGTGCAATTTTTGTGGTATATATAATTTTATTATCATATAATTCGGCATCAATCTGATATATACCTGCTTTTAAAGATTCTTGTAGCAGTGATATTTTGCTTCCAGACTTAAAAGAAATTTCGTTTGCAACTATATCTACAGAATTGTCTACATCCTTTTGGCAAGCCATAAAAAATAAACAAACTGCGACAAATTGAAGAGTTGTTTTTAATAAAAAATAGTCTTTTTCATAATTTAAAATCTATTAAGTTTATATAATTGGTTAAATATAAATATTTTTTTAAAAAGAATTAAATAATTTTAAATAAAATTAAACAAAATTAGTTATTCGATTTTTTTTACTAGAACACATTCCTATAACATAGCGTGCCTACACTGTACCCCTTTGCATTCACTCAATCAATAGCCTTTTTGGTACCGTATACAAACTCTGGAAATAGCCTTTTCTTCCACATTGTAAAAAGTCATTGAGAAGTAGTCTTTAAGTCCTTTCATTGCATATTTTTTTCTCATATAACTACAATTAAAATAGGTGTTTTATTTTTCCAGAAGCATTAGAGTAGAGCTCTTTGTTGCCTAAAAATTAATAATTTTTTTCTCCTCATAGGATTTAGGAGCATCGGTTGATATCTCCATTGACAAGTATATCAGCTTCTGATTTTATTTGGCTAATTCAGATTCCAGGACAGTCAGCAGATGTCTAAACTCATCTTCGGTATAGCCGATTGACTGATACACTACTTCTCCTTTTTTATTCAGGATAACATTACGCGGAATCCCTGTATCTGCATATTTGGAAAATATTTCTCTTTTCAGATCCGGAAAAACAGGAAACGTATATTGCTGTTTGCTCATAAAAGGGTTTATCTTATCCCAACCTTCTTCTCTGGCAAATACCAATAAGGAAAAATCCGCCCGGGATTTGTACTTAGCCCATATTTCGTTTTCGACTCTGGGCAATTCCTGTCTGCAAGGTGGGCACCAGGTAGCAAAAAAATTGATCAGAACAACTTTGCCTTTGAGCATACTTATGTCTTTCCGTTCTTCCTTTTTATCCTTCCATTCAAAAACGGGAGTTTGCTCTCCAATCTTTACTTTCCATTCCTGTCCGAATACAGGGACAGATATTGTCAATATCAATAATAGGACAAGTTGTTTCATGTTATTTTAATTTTTCCAGCCAGGTCAGACAAGGTGCCAACCACTTTACTTCACTTGTTTTGTTGTTCAGTCCGAATCCATGTCCACCATTTTCATAGGTAAACACTTCATTGGGAATCTTATATTTTTGTAATGCCCGCTGATAACGGTACATATTTTCAACTGGCACAGCTTTATCATCTTTTGCACTCATCAGAAAGGCTGGAGCTGTATTTTTATCAACCTGAAGTTCATTTGAAAATAAAATCTCATCTTCTTTCCCAGGATTTGGCCCAAGCAGATTTTTGCGGGAACCGGCATGTGTAATAGTGGTATCCATAGAGATCACAGGGTAACACAGAATCGAAAAATCCGGTCTGAGATCGGTATTCAGGTCATTGGCAATATATGCTTTTCTGTAATGCGTGGATAATGTAGAAGCTAAATGACCTCCTGCAGAAAAACCCATTACACCGAGTTTGCGAATGTCAACTCCCAATACTTGTTGGTTCTCCCGGATCAGCTGCATAGCGCGCTGTGCATCCTGCAGGGGCCCGATCTTCTTATCTTTCATAATCTGATCGCTGGGTAACCGATATTTTAACACAAAAGCTGTATAGCCGTTTTTATTTAATTCACGAGCCACATCATGCCCCTCATGCCCGATCGCTACATGGGCATATCCTCCTCCGGGTATAACTAATATTCCTACATGTTTATCTGCCACAGTAGGCTTATAGATAAATAATTCAGGAATATTTTTTTGATACTCTTCACTATTTTCTCCTTTACTGTTTGGAATTCCTTCCGGATAAAGGGGAATCTTTTCCTGGGCTACAGCACGCAAAGCAATCATCAATACAAGATTTATTACAATTAAGATTTTCATAGACTTACAGATTGGAAACAATAATAAGATCCAGATCTTTGGCAGGAAGATTAAATTTATTGGCCATATCCTTATTGGTCAGGTTGCCCTGATACAGATATATGGCACTGCGTATTCCCTGATTGGCCCAGATCATTTTGTTCATCCCTCCTGCTTCACCAATCTGAAGTAAGATCGGCGAAAAAATATTGGTAAGTGCATACGTAGCTGTACGGGCCACTCTGGAAGCGATATTGGGCACGCAATAATGAATCACATCATATTTACGAAAAACAGGTTTATCATGGCTGGTCACTTCTGAAGTTTCAAAACATCCTCCCTGATCGATACTCACATCAATCAGTACGGAATTGGGCTTCATTTGCGAAACGGTCTCTTCCGAGATTATACAGGGTGAGCGACCATTTACAGCCCTTAATGCGCCAATAACGACATCACAGGACCGTACCGCCTTATTCAATACGATGGGCTGGATGACTGAAGTAAATACTCTGCTGCCTACGTTATTCTGCAGTCGTCTGAGACGGTATACAGAACTGTCAAATACCTTGACCTGCGCCCCAAGCGCAATTGCTGTACGTGCTGCAAATTCACCTACAGTACCTGCTCCGATAATAACCATTTCTGTAGGCGGGACACCGGTAACTCCTCCAAGCATAAGTCCCTTTCCGTCAAATACATTACTAAGATACTCTGCGGCTATAAGTACGGCTGTAGCCCCTACAATCTCACTCATTGCACGAACCACTGTCAGATGACATCCTTCATCCTGCAGATACTCATAGGATAATGCTGTGACTTTCTTTTTGATCAGGGATTGTAATACAGCCAAATCCATCATAGATGGCTGCTGGGAGGAAAACAATACCTGCCCTGTTTTCATCAGACTGACCTCTTCTAAGGTCGGACTGGCAACTTTAATGATCAGATCGGCCTTATACACTTCCTCGCTGCTATACACGATCAATGCCCCCTGCTCACTATAATGCTGGTCTAAAAAATTAGATCCTGCACCGGCATTAGATTCTAAAATGACCTTATGTCCGTTCTCAATTAATAACGCAACAGACAGCGGAGTCAAGGCAATCCTGTTCTCCTGAAAGGACACTTCTTTCGGAATGCCGATTGTAAGACTGTTTTTTGATTTGCCAACAGTCATTAATGCCTCCTGAGGCTGCATCATTGCCTGTTGAGCGATTTTGGAAATACTACCCATTTATTCAAAAATTATCTGTCACTAATTTAGGTATTTATTAAGGTTTATTACAATAAATATGCTCGCTTTTAATAAGATGGTACAATATTAGCATATAAAATGTAATTTGGTTATTAAAAAAAGTAGATTTGTATAAATTTTTACCCACCCCCTAACACATGAAAATTTTAAATTCAGTCAATCAACTGAGCATTGTCCCTCGTTGGATAATTTTTCTTTTTGATATTGCCTGTGCTTCATTTGCCTTCTTTTTAGCCTATTCTGTCTTTTATAACTTCTCTTTGGAAGCATTTTACAGACCGGCGCTGGCAATGGAGTTTATGTATTGCATGTCTATAACGGCTGTTGCTTTTTTGATTTTCAAAACACATACGGGCATTATCCGCTACACAAGTGCTGTAGATTCCATAAGATTCTTATCGACAGTATTGTTTATTGTAATCGTACTGTTTGCAATCAAATTATTCCTGATTGCAATGCGTATACCAACGATATTACCGACTAATCTTATTATTCTGTATTCGTTATTCGCTTTTGTCTGCCTTTTCATCTACAGAACCTCTATAAAAGTATTTTTTCAATACACCAAAGTAGCACAGGACAGTAAAAAGAATACACTGGTATTCGGAGCGGGCGATTTGGGTATTGCTGTCAAAAGAACGATGGATCATGATCTGCGAGCTGCAAATACTATTATCGGCTATCTGGACGACAGTGATCAGAAAATCGGAAAATCAATCGATGGTATCAAAATTTATTCACCTGATGATTTGGACAAGCTGATCCCCAAACTAAATGTGGAAGAGCTTATCATTGCATCTCCCAATATACCTGCCACTCGCAAGAATGAGATTACAGATATCTGTCTGGAGCATAATGTCAATGTATTAACATTACCTCCTGTACAAAAAATTATTAACGGAGATCTTAATCCCAATCAGATTCAAAAAATAAAAATAGAAGACCTGCTGGAGCGTGATTCTATCAAGATATCCAACAATAATATTCTGGAGCAATTGAAAGGTAAACGTGTGCTGGTAACTGGAGC
Proteins encoded in this region:
- a CDS encoding TlpA family protein disulfide reductase gives rise to the protein MKQLVLLLILTISVPVFGQEWKVKIGEQTPVFEWKDKKEERKDISMLKGKVVLINFFATWCPPCRQELPRVENEIWAKYKSRADFSLLVFAREEGWDKINPFMSKQQYTFPVFPDLKREIFSKYADTGIPRNVILNKKGEVVYQSIGYTEDEFRHLLTVLESELAK
- a CDS encoding alanine dehydrogenase; amino-acid sequence: MGSISKIAQQAMMQPQEALMTVGKSKNSLTIGIPKEVSFQENRIALTPLSVALLIENGHKVILESNAGAGSNFLDQHYSEQGALIVYSSEEVYKADLIIKVASPTLEEVSLMKTGQVLFSSQQPSMMDLAVLQSLIKKKVTALSYEYLQDEGCHLTVVRAMSEIVGATAVLIAAEYLSNVFDGKGLMLGGVTGVPPTEMVIIGAGTVGEFAARTAIALGAQVKVFDSSVYRLRRLQNNVGSRVFTSVIQPIVLNKAVRSCDVVIGALRAVNGRSPCIISEETVSQMKPNSVLIDVSIDQGGCFETSEVTSHDKPVFRKYDVIHYCVPNIASRVARTATYALTNIFSPILLQIGEAGGMNKMIWANQGIRSAIYLYQGNLTNKDMANKFNLPAKDLDLIIVSNL
- the tsaE gene encoding tRNA (adenosine(37)-N6)-threonylcarbamoyltransferase complex ATPase subunit type 1 TsaE, whose translation is MKLHVQNLSELPGAASQILSAFADTRVFLLYGSMGAGKTTFVKAICEQLGVTDSTSSPTFSIVNQYSYPQGNVYHFDFYRIKDEQEAFDMGYEEYFYSGDYCFIEWPEKIPNLLPEDARAIHIAAIDEYIRSIEVK
- a CDS encoding PorT family protein; protein product: MKPIHILTISCLLLFSGMQAHAQEADSTKTEEARPSAKTHKHSYTLGKGDKESHIVYPRTFYGITFARVDWGFSRMIDNGSFTLSDDNQFLNYKKGKTTNFGFDVAQFGVRMNDNFRMYISTGFEWNYTRLKENVILKKNTTPLDYEILDRNEVNIEKNRLTSTYLRIPLTFELRSRKMANGDRLKLAFGPIGGVLLKGSQRLKSEENGKQKFRDDYNLQSFQYGAFVRAGFRDVGFFTKYYFNDVFENSPNQKGLNNFTFGLTLFL
- a CDS encoding alpha/beta hydrolase — encoded protein: MKILIVINLVLMIALRAVAQEKIPLYPEGIPNSKGENSEEYQKNIPELFIYKPTVADKHVGILVIPGGGYAHVAIGHEGHDVARELNKNGYTAFVLKYRLPSDQIMKDKKIGPLQDAQRAMQLIRENQQVLGVDIRKLGVMGFSAGGHLASTLSTHYRKAYIANDLNTDLRPDFSILCYPVISMDTTITHAGSRKNLLGPNPGKEDEILFSNELQVDKNTAPAFLMSAKDDKAVPVENMYRYQRALQKYKIPNEVFTYENGGHGFGLNNKTSEVKWLAPCLTWLEKLK
- the porX gene encoding T9SS response regulator signal transducer PorX, giving the protein MQKTHILWADDEIEFLKPHILLLEEKDYKVKTVNNGHDAVEAFRNEPFDLVFLDENMPGLTGLETLAILKSINPSIPTVLVTKNEEEHLMEDAIGSKIDDYLIKPVNPKQILLTIKKFTENKRLVSEKTSMAYQQDFRNLGMILNDNLDVHQWTDVYKKLIYWELSLEKLEDSNMHEILTMQKSEANALFSKFIEKNYINWIKNPDEGPVFSHQLFKKKVFPGMQENKPTFFFLIDNLRYDQWKIINDIITDYFRLDEEDHYLSILPTATQYARNAIFSGLTPLEMEKRFPDLWQNDEDEGGKNLHEDKFLADQIKRLYRREIKHSYHKILTLEQGKDIYENVNNLMQNDLNVLVYNFVDMLSHARTDMAMIRELANDEAAYRSLTLSWFEHSPLLETLKWLSQRNVRVIITTDHGTIRVKKPSKIIGDRNTNTNLRYKQGKNLNYQDKDVFVIKNPHDAQLPKLHVSSTFVFAKEDIYFVYPNNYNQFVNYFHGTFQHGGISLEEMIIPFATYSSK
- a CDS encoding PLDc N-terminal domain-containing protein, producing the protein MNTLFINIGFIESTILIVIFVATLISALYLIINNEKGATRILWMFFVFIAPILGPIVYIISYFLSGVNKKNNYQQ
- a CDS encoding ABC transporter ATP-binding protein, translating into MQELSSCQFIPSDVQQPGLPLVYGENVSCVFENKEKIIAVDHVNFSVNEGAITSIIGESGSGKSTLLKLIYGLLEPQSGSIRYRGWLVPTRKDKLIPGHPAMKLVSQGFDDLNLYAKVWDNVASQLSNTNLQRKQDKTQQVLEKLNIAHLANQRVADLSGGEKQRVAISRALINEPEVLLMDEPFNQVDAAFRDNLQQDIRQIVKETGLTVILISHDPAEVLSLSDRLMVMKKGKIVDQGSPEELYYNPTHSYTAQLLAKSNLLSPEQANAIGIQTTQQIAIHQEWIKVKSNTSGLLKVKDIRFRGFYNELTVGNEHVSLHLIDYPISSIEKGAAVDISIDKYISF
- a CDS encoding RNA polymerase sigma factor; its protein translation is MKQHDIDEVWKKCKTGDRKSQSLLYQHFAPRMYAVCIRYAVDTLEAEDMLQTGFIKVFAKHHLFDERGSLEGWIRRVMVNTAIEIHRKNKVSFCDIDENLQAHMLKSSIGTDQSAYQDLMQLVKQLPVGYRTVFNLYAIEGYTHHEIAKSLHISEGNSKSQLSRARTWLKDKLQKLEETER